From bacterium, one genomic window encodes:
- the purM gene encoding phosphoribosylformylglycinamidine cyclo-ligase — translation MKKIQSYRQAGVDIEAAGRFVDLIKPMVKTTWRPEVQADIGGFASLVGINTLKYKNPLLVSGTDGVGTKLKIAFAADRHDTVGIDLVAMCVNDVICCGAEPLFFLDYFATGRLDPEKAAAVVSGIVEGCKQAGCALVGGETAEMPDFYANGEYDLAGFSVGVVDRDDVIDGSQVHENDVVIGFASSGLHSNGYSLVRKIVFDQLGLALDATPDGFRGTVADELLTPTRIYAKTVQALAREFPIHAIAHITGGGLTENLPRVLPERARAVIDPNSWPEPGVFGFLRDAAEIADDEMRKTFNCGIGLCVVCPESEAENVLIRASGFGEQGYVIGRIRPREAGAPALTYETP, via the coding sequence GTGAAAAAGATTCAGTCTTACCGTCAGGCGGGCGTTGACATCGAGGCCGCCGGACGTTTTGTCGACCTCATCAAGCCGATGGTGAAGACCACCTGGCGGCCGGAGGTGCAGGCGGATATCGGCGGGTTCGCGTCGCTCGTGGGCATCAACACGCTCAAATACAAGAACCCGCTGCTCGTCTCCGGCACGGACGGCGTCGGCACCAAGCTGAAGATCGCCTTCGCCGCGGACCGGCACGACACCGTGGGCATCGACCTGGTGGCGATGTGCGTCAATGACGTGATCTGCTGCGGAGCGGAGCCGTTGTTTTTCCTTGACTACTTCGCCACCGGGCGGCTCGATCCCGAAAAGGCCGCCGCCGTCGTGTCGGGCATCGTCGAGGGATGCAAGCAGGCCGGTTGCGCGCTCGTGGGCGGCGAGACGGCGGAGATGCCCGATTTTTACGCCAACGGCGAATACGACCTGGCGGGCTTTTCCGTCGGTGTCGTCGATCGCGACGACGTGATCGACGGAAGCCAGGTGCACGAAAACGACGTGGTGATCGGCTTTGCGTCGAGCGGCCTGCACTCGAACGGCTACTCGCTCGTGCGCAAGATCGTGTTCGACCAGCTCGGGCTTGCGCTCGACGCGACGCCGGATGGCTTTCGCGGCACCGTGGCCGACGAGCTGCTGACGCCGACGCGCATTTACGCCAAGACCGTGCAGGCGCTGGCGCGCGAGTTTCCAATCCACGCCATCGCGCACATCACCGGCGGCGGGCTGACCGAGAACCTGCCGCGCGTTCTGCCCGAGCGCGCGCGCGCGGTCATCGATCCGAACTCGTGGCCGGAGCCGGGCGTGTTCGGCTTTTTGCGCGACGCGGCCGAGATCGCCGACGACGAGATGCGCAAGACCTTCAACTGCGGCATCGGGCTTTGCGTCGTATGCCCGGAATCCGAGGCGGAAAACGTGCTGATCCGTGCGTCGGGGTTCGGCGAGCAAGGATACGTCATCGGCCGCATCCGCCCGCGCGAGGCCGGCGCGCCCGCGCTGACGTACGAGACGCCATGA